A single window of Bombyx mori chromosome 17, ASM3026992v2 DNA harbors:
- the LOC101737839 gene encoding GPI inositol-deacylase — MKLMKLIRSSIFQGLSLLFLLGYLLGVLNLHFSDKNNYCFMTYMFEYPQFVHLSMPENKIYPQYALFAYSEGRFTERARKMWFDGVPVLFIPGNSGSHMQARSLASVALRKALSGGYDYHFDYFAISYNEELSGLYGGVLQSQTRFAAACIEKILDLYKENNYIKSVPTSVILIGHSMGGLVAKRLLVHPSTVNSTSIAITLAAPLEAPLINFDIAMNDYYLSMNHEWENFVRGNQLMTDKKMLLSFGNGPRDLLMPSGLTLSNDSDINTLTTAIPGVWVSPDHVCIVWCKQLVMAINKYLFSIVNPMTKQISYDKQLLMSRAKQYFQANRSMTINPEIPKANVTMTADAFWYEDNRRMYQVQRPEIDKTTYLMIRLVKFPQNRFVAVEAVNVSDKDWIYGCNAKHTYNTHRYCKHAVSLTELSRWSGAATEFRKRKLATVNLHNVMEHYPDWSHVVVKVSPTRKPVTMNIDINDYASRQIFVDLPTFFEFGKRIVKPETERDSLYYELILRDFNAIHEAYLLYVEPTANCKASRYHVSAELHVPWAKNHEYYHYFTHLKRSPMKLRLFKTNPNLTLGLETTEHAKITLLLDPQCQFILSISSSWYNRLAQFTRNYGPVLIPYVAAIVLLAARSIIMNFQESGSCLTIHGALMSEGVKPYYCLVFSRLATKIFLAIPLFSFMFESASWRDLELQYFIKSLLVLPAYMTALGIVNIVAAAIMGAMVFSSQIAHRLLFKIVWRGGGSLAEKMATGLHKLPMIVSAALVCAVPLSCGAASLAAGAAFYAFMLSKMYEEYLEDYVYKIMAKLASKVCRMFNSTRNKYEKSETNLISKALSDAKESNLRSKEIDEIEGNDKDSTNNVGQDGSSNTDCALVSANKESERKPKEGSIKGESKDLDEDFNSINFHMMLFFMWITVTLVNVPALLTWARNFKYSMVLKPDTSYHTGLVMSVCSSCIWQINGPRRNLKHYEAVSSLLFTMAIFILALGPLSLTIVNYGITFTFVVITLQQVCDKEDVQSSTIEGTNESKNDNDEKPKENQKEEADNIQTNDCDPCNENRIFDAFKNLQDKFDLTTMDNL; from the exons ATGAAACTAATGAAATTAATACGTTCAAGTATTTTTCAAGGATTGTCACTATTATTTCTTCTGGGATATCTTTTAGGAGTTTTAAATTTGCATTTCAGCGACAAAAATAACTATTGTTTCATGACATATATGTTTGAATATCCACAATTTGTG catcTGTCTATGccagaaaacaaaatttatccaCAATATGCCTTATTTGCATATAGTGAAGGCAGATTCACAGAGAGAGCAAGAAAAATGTG GTTTGACGGAGTACCAGTGTTATTCATACCAGGCAATTCTGGTAGTCACATGCAAGCAAGATCACTGGCATCTGTGGCCTTAAGAAAAGCCTTGTCTGGAGGATATGATTACCATTTTGATTACTTTGCCA TAAGCTATAATGAGGAGCTCTCAGGCCTTTATGGAGGAGTTCTACAAAGTCAAACAAGATTTGCAGCTGCTTGTATAGAAAAAATATTGGAtctgtataaagaaaataattatattaaatctgTACCAACATCTGTTATCCTCATTGGACATTCAATG gGAGGTCTTGTAGCCAAGCGTTTGTTGGTTCATCCAAGTACAGTCAATTCGACAAGTATAGCAATCACTTTAGCAGCTCCTTTAGAAGCCCCACTGATTAACTTTGATATAGCTATGAATGATTACTATTTAAGTATGAATCATGAATGGGAAAATTTCGTAAGAGGCAATCAATTGATGACGGATAAGAAGATGCTTTTAAGTTTTGGAAATGGACCAAGAGATTTACTAATGCCTTCAGGCTTAACATTATCAAACGACAGTGATATAAATACATTG ACAACAGCGATACCAGGCGTCTGGGTATCACCAGATCACGTCTGTATTGTATGGTGCAAGCAACTTGTTATGGCAATAAACAAATACCTATTTTCGATAGTTAATCCAATGACGAAACAAATAAGTTATGATAAACAGTTGCTAATGTCGAGAGCCAAGCAGTATTTTCAG GCGAATCGTTCAATGACAATTAATCCAGAAATTCCTAAAGCCAATGTGACTATGACAGCGGATGCGTTCTGGTACGAAGATAACCGGAGGATGTATCAAGTGCAACGACCGGAAATTGACAA AACAACATATCTAATGATAAGATTAGTTAAATTCCCGCAGAACAGATTCGTAGCTGTCGAGGCTGTTAATGTGTCTGATAAAGATTGGATATATGGATGTAACGCGAAACATACATACAACACGCACAGATATTG TAAACACGCAGTATCGTTAACAGAATTAAGTCGTTGGTCCGGAGCTGCGACCGAATTTCGAAAGAGGAAGTTAGCAACAGTGAACCTGCACAATGTGATGGAACATTACCCGGATTGGTCTCATGTTGTCGTCAAGGTATCGCCTACACGAAAACCC GTAACTATGAACATCGACATCAACGATTATGCGTCCCGGCAGATATTCGTGGATCTACCCACGTTTTTTGAATTCGGAAAGAGGATCGTGAAACCAGAAACCGAACGAGACAGTTTGTATTACGAATTGATCTTGCGAGATTTTAATGCGATACACGAAGCGTACCTCCTTTACGTTGAGCCGACTGCGAATTGTAAAGCAAGCCGATATCACGTTTCGGCGGAGTTGCATGTTCCGTGGGCGAAAAATCAcgaatattatcattattttac GCATTTGAAAAGGTCGCCTATGAAGTTAAGGCTCTTTAAAACAAACCCTAATTTAACACTTGGGTTGGAAACCACCGAGCACGCGAAAATTACTTTGCTATTGGATCCTCAATGTCAATTTATTCTCAG TATATCGTCATCGTGGTACAATCGCCTCGCTCAGTTTACTCGAAATTACGGTCCAGTACTTATTCCGTATGTAGCCGCCATAGTGTTATTAGCTGCCAGAAGTATTATTATGAACTTTCAAGAATCTGGATCATGCTTGACCATTCATGGAGCTTTAATGAGCGAAGGCGTCAAACCCTATTATTGTCTCGTGTTTTCAAGATTAGCaactaagattttttt GGCGATTCCGCTGTTCTCATTTATGTTCGAAAGCGCAAGCTGGAGGGATCTCGAATTGCAGTATTTTATCAAATCCCTGTTAGTGTTGCCAGCTTATATGACAGCATTAGGGATTGTCAATATTGTAGCTGCTGCTATAATGGGTGCAATGGTGTTTTCATCACAGATAGCGCATAGATTACTGTTTAA AATAGTATGGCGAGGCGGTGGTAGTTTAGCAGAGAAAATGGCCACCGGATTGCACAAGCTCCCCATGATCGTGAGTGCAGCGCTAGTTTGTGCGGTTCCTTTATCATGCGGAGCAGCTTCATTGGCTGCCGGTGCCGCATTTTATGCATTTATG CTCTCGAAAATGTATGAAGAATATTTAGAAGATTACGTTTACAAAATAATGGCAAAGCTAGCTTCTAAAGTCTGTCGTATGTTCAACTCGACAAGAAACAAATATGAAAAATCTGAAACCAATTTGATTTCAAAAGCTTTATCGGATGCAAAGGAAAGTAATCTCAGATCTAAAGAAATTGACGAAATTGAAGGTAATGATAAGGATTCAACGAACAATGTAGGACAAGACGGTTCTTCAAACACAGACTGTGCTTTAGTTTCTGCGAATAAAGAAAGCGAACGAAAGCCCAAAGAAGGCAGTATTAAAGGTGAAAGCAAAGACTTGGACGAGGATTTTAATAGCATTAACTTCCACATGATGTTGTTTTTCATGTGGATCACAGTAACTCTAGTCAATGTTCCAGCATTATTAACATGGGCGCGAAACTTTAA gTATTCCATGGTACTAAAACCAGATACGTCATATCACACTGGTCTAGTCATGTCAGTTTGTTCCAGTTGTATCTGGCAAATCAATGGTCCCAGAAGAAATTT GAAGCATTATGAAGCGGTTTCATCTTTACTATTTACAATGGCTATATTTATATTAGCTTTGGGACCCCTATCACTCACAATAGTCAACTATGGAATCACTTTCACATTTGTCGTTATTACATTACAACAAGTATGTGATAAGGAAGATGTTCAAAGTTCTACCATTGAAGGTACAAATGAATCCaagaatgataatgatgaaaaaCCAAAAGAAAACCAAAAAGAAGAAGCTGATAATATTCAAACGAATGATTGTGATCCATGCAATGAGAACAGAATATTTGATGCTTTTAAGAATCTTcaagataaatttgatttaactacAATGGATAATTTGTAA
- the LOC101738101 gene encoding signal peptidase complex subunit 1, giving the protein MDFFTSIPTHIDYVGQAKAEKLYRAIITLFSIVGFVWGYIVQQFSQSVYILGAGFLLAAILTVPPWPMYRRNPLNWQVPKNGDDKPAAKKGKK; this is encoded by the coding sequence ATGGATTTCTTTACATCTATACCAACCCACATAGATTACGTCGGACAAGCAAAAGCAGAGAAATTATACAGGGCAATAATTACATTGTTCAGTATAGTTGGTTTTGTATGGGGTTATATAGTTCAGCAATTCTCGCAGTCAGTGTATATTCTTGGTGCTGGATTTCTGCTTGCTGCCATTCTTACTGTTCCTCCATGGCCAATGTACCGACGCAATCCTCTGAACTGGCAGGTTCCTAAGAACGGTGATGACAAACCAGCAGCCAAGAAAGGAAAGAAGTGA